A part of Gossypium hirsutum isolate 1008001.06 chromosome A07, Gossypium_hirsutum_v2.1, whole genome shotgun sequence genomic DNA contains:
- the LOC121232113 gene encoding transcription factor MYB114, protein MEGSSLRVRKGAWTEEEDLLLKKCIEKYGEGKWHQVPARAGLNRCRKSCRLRWLNYLKPNIKRGHFAADEVDLIIRLHNLLGNRWSLIAGRLPGRTANDVKNYWNTHLLKKNIDTSGKNSKPISHQPKPNTKTIKPRPHILSKHSFLISLDEYNNNNNNNRAEVSNNVVLANDRNNVYGYCFPNDHDEMMWWENMMINEKEVDGYQLQCSANDIDQSVLDQPMNEKNYGCTIDEVFLDEELWNVFNP, encoded by the exons ATGGAAGGCTCATCTTTAAGAGTTAGAAAAGGTGCATGGACTGAAGAAGAAGACCTTCTTCTTAAGAAATGTATTGAGAAATATGGTGAAGGGAAATGGCATCAAGTGCCTGCTAGAGCTG GCTTGAATCGTTGTCGGAAAAGCTGTAGACTGCGGTGGCTGAATTATTTGAAGCCTAATATCAAGAGAGGACATTTTGCTGCTGATGAAGTTGACCTCATTATTCGCCTCCATAACCTCCTCGGTAATAG ATGGTCACTAATTGCTGGTAGACTGCCAGGAAGAACAGCAAACGATGTGAAAAACTATTGGAACACCCACTTgcttaaaaaaaatatagatacttCCGGTAAAAACTCGAAACCGATATCTCATCAACCAAAACCCAATACCAAAACTATCAAGCCTCGGCCTCATATCTTATCAAAGCACAGTTTTCTTATAAGTTTGGATGAgtacaataataacaataacaacaacCGTGCAGAAGTAAGTAACAACGTGGTATTAGCTAACGACCGCAATAACGTCTATGGGTATTGTTTCCCGAATGACCACGATGAGATGATGTGGTGGGAAAAtatgatgataaatgaaaaggAGGTTGATGGCTATCAGCTACAATGTTCAGCCAATGACATTGATCAAAGTGTGTTGGACCAACCTATGAATGAAAAGAATTATGGCTGTACTATAGATGAGGTTTTTCTTGATGAGGAACTGTGGAATGTGTTCAACCCATAG